The Rissa tridactyla isolate bRisTri1 chromosome 6, bRisTri1.patW.cur.20221130, whole genome shotgun sequence DNA segment GCAATTACTTAGCACTGTCTGCCAGGTCATAAACACAGCCAGAAGTCAGGCTTGGAGGTTTAGACAGCCCTCAGGTTCCAAGCTCCAAACAAACACAACCTGGCAACTGACAGTGAGCCCAGATTTCCCAGCTAAGCTCTTAAGAGCGCTCCTCCAAAATCATCCGGTATAAAACCAGGCCTTTTAACTGTACAAAATACCAGTGGGGCACTTCAGAATCCCAAAGATGAACCCCTTTTAAATCCCTTTAAAAACcacttcctcctctctcccaaagTACCACACAGAATTCTATGCTCTGTTGTTATTCACATActgacaaaagcaaacaaacctggccttttttgtttttagaataGGCTCTGTTGTTAAACTGTTGCCACTTGACTTTCTGGTCCTCTCGTTCTTGTTCAAGTTCTTTAATTCTCTGAgcttttttcaaagctttcttctttttatactCTCGTTGCTGAGCTATCATCTCTTttctggaaagaaggaaaaaagacattttatgttTGTGCCTTTTCATGTAAGAAACTAAAACCCCTGTAAGACAGACACGCACAATAGTTTTCTATAAGtgaatgacagaaaacaaaacttctaagTATTCTccacttctaggaaaaaaaaaaaaatcaagtctttcCATGCTTATTTTGTATATTTGGGCATAACAACCACCAGCACCACCTGATTAAGACCATGCCAAATGCAACGACCCACAGGATTGCATGTAATTAATTTATGAAACTGAAAATGCACTTAtcagtgtttctgtatttcagaaacatcTAGGTTTTGGAAAATTTAAATAGCCCATTTGAGTGAAAAACAAACTTTTCTGGAGGTCTGCAGGACTCTCATGCTACCAAGACagggatggaagaaaaagaatgaagacaAGTTACTTCACTACAGATACAGAAGTTGAAGGAGTCAATCTATGCCACGGTGCAGCACCCCTCAGAACAATCTCTTGGGGAAGGGATCATTGCTTATAGCAAACTATGAAATTGtactgccttttttccccaaaaaaaaaatgtttaatgttaaAAATACCTTTCTATGTTAGACACAGCAGGATACTGAGTAAAGCACATCTCCCCAGCAATGGGGTCAACACAGCTATCCTAACACAAGGATGGGGCTGAGGCAGAAGTCCTTCGTACTGGTAAGTATACTCCATTGTGAGCCAGACCACAGATCTGAGTAGAGCCCGCACTAGATCTGGGCTGAAACTTGTaggctctctgctttcaaagagtactaaccttttttttttttttttaaaatctactgcTTACATACTCGATACCTTGAGATAGTATAATCAGAGTAAAACCAAGTCTATTGTGTTATCTTGCCAGGATATGTAACACACATCATACCAGTCACAATAATCTACCAAACATTATATGCTAGCCTGATTTAAGATCCTTTTTCAAGCAAATGTGAAGATATTAAAGATatgtaaagtttaaaaaaaaaaaaaaagaagagatactaTTTGATTAACCAATTTTTATAGCtgcgggaaaaaaaaataacaacaaagcagCTTTCAGACTTCTGCCTGTGTATTACTTACTTGGACATGGGTTTGTTGCCACTgtcctcttttgcttttcttccctcttccacaGGCTTGAGGTTGAACAGAGGTGTAACTTCAGCATTGCCATATCCAGCAAATGTGACCGCAGCTGTTCCATTCTCCTCATCTATTTCTTCAATCTCAGCTTCATAACACCTGTAAAGATATCATGGCTGTAAGCATGTGAGTAAAGCTTTAATACTCAGCCCTTCAACACCTACACTGTCAGCCAGCTAATGGCATTAAGTAAAAAAATGGCCAATACTGGCCTTCATTTTCAGGGACAATAGACAAATCAAACCAAGAGATTATTTCCTTAAGGTCAAAGGGACACAAGTACAAAGACTAGAATCTGCTGCATCTGACCTTTAGCATAAAAAAGCAGTGGCCTCACAGTTATCAAGACTAATGATTAATGCTGGGGCCAACCTAATCAGAAATCCTGATCTTGTTTCTATTTCTGGCAGGTCatgggactgaaaaaaaaaaagagacccagGAAAATACTGCATTCACAGAACACAGCTTTCACTGAATTCACTGAGGAGTTTTGGAAAATGTCAGCTCACAGAGCAAAGCTTTGGTCCCATTTTTCACCATatgaaaaagaattaagaaaaccTGAAGCTTTCAAAATATTCACCCTTCAACACTTACAAAGTTAaaagttttcttatttatttaaaatagcaattttGAAGTTTTAGGAGAAATCAGTCCATTTCATACTTATGTGTATGAAACATTTTAGTCAACCAAACTGACCTCataatgggaaagagaaaaaaaaaaagacaactgataTCATTgccaaaagtatttaaaataattgagtctaaattcagagcaaaaggatACATCTAAagcaaaaaggggaagaaaatgagatgTTTCACAGACAGTATTCCACTTAGCATTTACCAAATTAATCTCTTGTGCAATTTTAGCAGGCCAACAACATCTTCAGTTGAGCTAAATGAAAATACACAGAAACCCAAACTGCATGAGGTAAAAAATATTGATCTCTGGCTAGCCCTTCATGAAACACTGATCACAGGTTGATTAATTCTATAGTTACATTAGACAGCTAGTTATTTCATGGACAAAACCCagcatttccaattaaaaattaatttccaattaGTGGCATAAACTGAGATACAGCAAGGATTTTTCTTGATAGTAATCAATTACATACATAATGCAATGACAAATTATGAATTATACATCCTAAAACCTTTATGAAAGACTGCTCCGACAGATCAATTCATTAAAGTCTGCCATTTATTACATCAGCAAATGGTAATTTACCAAAGCTACCCTACTTTTATAAGGTTAGTGACAAACAGGGCATTTCTAGAAAATGACCCCACATCTCTTTGCCTTCTATCTAAAATATTGACCTTTATTAAAGAGAGTACAGTAATAGCTAATATCATATTTATTTCCTGATTTGTTTGTGCTTTGAGTCACCACAGGGGCAGTTCAAACTGAATGAAAGTCTCTTACCATTGAACTATTTCATGTAACTGTTAGAGAAGTTTTCTACACTTACTGTCCGTCCTCACTCCATATTGCCATACACCTATCCCCAACCTTCCAGGAGTGACTGGgcagagcagaagcagaactGTCAGAACTTGCAAGAGTTTCCGAAGGTTGTGTTGAAAGGAGATCTTTGGTTAATTCTATGACTTcctacaaaagacaaaaaacccacaaggaaTAATTTTTCAATCTCCATTACCATGCATATTTTAACCCCAAGTTTactgatttggtttttttgaagttaCTGTGTTAAATTCATAGCTGATGTAAAGTGGACtaagtttgttttggtttttttaatcatttaactAAACTCACTCATTGCCAACGTAGATAAAAAGATGTACGGTCCTCACTGTATT contains these protein-coding regions:
- the SMNDC1 gene encoding survival of motor neuron-related-splicing factor 30 codes for the protein MSEDLAKQLASYKAQLQQVEAALSGNAENEDLLKLKKDLQEVIELTKDLLSTQPSETLASSDSSASALPSHSWKVGDRCMAIWSEDGQCYEAEIEEIDEENGTAAVTFAGYGNAEVTPLFNLKPVEEGRKAKEDSGNKPMSKKEMIAQQREYKKKKALKKAQRIKELEQEREDQKVKWQQFNNRAYSKNKKGQVKRSIFASPESVTGKVGVGTCGIADKPMTQYQDTSKYNVRHLMPQ